From the Solanum stenotomum isolate F172 chromosome 4, ASM1918654v1, whole genome shotgun sequence genome, one window contains:
- the LOC125862793 gene encoding probable DEAD-box ATP-dependent RNA helicase 48: MNQYHHFFLHQKASKFLHHSFTIFRSMGGGPRTFPGGLNKWQWKRLHEKKARDKENRLLDQEKQLYQARIRSQIRAKLTSSGEQSNLSNEQQPNYSPVSPQDHIRGLADRFMKEGAEDLWNEDDGPVNIPQINQQSQGISESIDLRKLRDTKFSDVPRSYSFQQARHFCTNIRDVFAENCRTRNPACSDGWSRHNKFLTFGWRLVNTENRNVNNLNGFLNFRCYSVDRMNGNRLRKLDFTRNESSESEDKSRSVGLVVKGDERKTKWPRFRPKAEESTDEDDDEDTEVDEDEEERRRRGSVKMMSSAALGKYDMKTKKRVPLKFVEDEDDLSLHVAAIRKEVKGRSMQKIETEEDEKETILSSKRFDEYDVSPLTVKALTAAGYVQMTKVQEATLSACLEGKDALVKARTGTGKSAAFLLPAIETVLKASRKKSAQRVPPIDVLILCPTRELASQIAAEANVLLKYHEGIGVQTLVGGTRFKEDQKRLECDPCQIIVATPGRLLDHIENKSGFSTRIMGLKMLILDEADHLLDLGFRKDIEKLVDCLPRRRQSLLFSATVPKEVCRISQLVLKREYDYVDTVGLGLETNPKVKQFYLVAPHEQHFQLVHHLLASHISEVPDYKVIVFCTTAMMTSLMFSLFREMKMNVREIHSRKPQLYRTRISDEFKETKRVILITSDVSARGMNYPDVTLVIQVGLPVDREQYIHRLGRTGREGKEGEGILLLAPWEQYFLDDIKDLPMENWPVPHLDPRVKVKMEEAMEKMDTSVKEAAYHAWLGYYNSVREIGRDKTTLVELANHFSESIGLQKPPSLFRRTALKMGLKDIPGIRIRK, encoded by the exons ATGAATCAGTATCACcatttctttcttcatcaaaaagCTTCCAAATTTCTTCATCACAGTTTCACTATTTTCCGTTCAATGGGCGGCGGTCCCCGTACTTTCCCCGGCGGTCTCAACAAATGGCAATGGAAGCGCCTCCACGAGAAGAAAGCTCGCGACAAGGAAAACCGACTCCTTGATCAAGAGAAGCAGCTTTATCAGGCTCGAATCCGATCTCAAATCCGAGCTAAACTCACTTCTTCTGGTGAACAATCGAATTTGAGCAATGAACAACAGCCTAACTATAGCCCTGTTTCACCACAAGACCATATTAGAGGTCTAGCTGATCGGTTCATGAAGGAAGGTGCTGAGGATTTGTGGAATGAAGATGACGGACCGGTTAATATTCCGCAGATAAATCAACAAAGCCAAGGTATTAGTGAGTCTATTGATTTGCGGAAATTGAGAGATACTAAGTTTAGTGATGTTCCTCGAAGTTACAGTTTTCAGCAAGCTAGACATTTTTGTACGAATATTAGGGACGTTTTCGCGGAAAATTGTAGGACTAGAAATCCAGCTTGTTCGGATGGTTGGTCAAGACATAACAAATTTTTAACGTTTGGATGGAGGTTGGTTAATACTGAGAATAGAAATGTGAATAATTTGAATggttttttgaattttagatGCTATTCTGTAGATAGAATGAATGGGAATAGGTTGAGGAAATTGGATTTCACTAGAAATGAGAGTTCGGAAAGTGAGGATAAGTCGAGATCAGTTGGATTGGTGGTGAAGGGTGATGAGCGAAAAACAAAATGGCCAAGGTTTCGACCGAAAGCTGAGGAGTCAACTGATGAAGACGATGATGAAGATACTGAGGTggatgaggatgaggaggaaAGACGTAGAAGAGGGAGTGTAAAGATGATGAGTAGTGCTGCTCTAGGAAAGTATGATATGAAGACAAAGAAGAGAGTTCCATTGAAGTTTGTGGAAGATGAAGATGATTTATCACTGCATGTCGCGGCGATAAGGAAGGAGGTTAAAGGGCGGAGTATGCAGAAAATTGAAACCGAAGAAGACGAGAAGGAAACGATACTTAGCTCTAAAAG GTttgatgaatatgatgtatcTCCTTTGACAGTCAAGGCCCTTACTGCGGCAGGTTATGTGCAAATGACTAAAGTGCAAGAGGCAACACTTTCTGCTTGTCTTGAGG GAAAGGATGCTTTAGTTAAAGCAAGGACAGGCACAGGCAAAAGTGCTGCGTTTTTG CTTCCAGCCATTGAAACAGTTCTGAAGGCCTCACGTAAAAAGAGTGCCCAAAGGGTCCCGCCAATAGATGTACTTATTCTCTGTCCCACGCGAGAACTTGCTAGTCAGATAGCTGCTGAAGCTAATGTGTTGTTAAAGTACCATGAAGGCATTGGTGTGCAGACACTAGTTGGAGGGACACGGTTCAAAGAAGATCAGAAACGCCTAGAGTGTGATCCATGCCAG ATTATAGTTGCAACACCTGGTAGATTATTAGATCACATTGAGAACAAGTCTGGCTTCTCTACACGAATAATGGGATTGAAGATGTTAATACTTGATGAAGCTGACCACTTACTGGACCTTGGGTTCCGGAAAGACATAGAGAAACTTGTTGATTGCTTGCCTCGACGAAGGCAGTCCCTACTCTTTTCAGCTACTGTCCCGAAGGAG GTCTGTCGCATATCTCAACTTGTTCTGAAAAGAGAATATGACTATGTTGATACAGTGGGGCTTGGACTGGAAACGAATCCAAAG GTTAAGCAATTTTATCTAGTTGCACCGCATGAACAACATTTTCAACTTGTGCACCATCTTTTGGCAAGCCATATCTCAGAAGTGCCTGATTACAAG GTCATTGTTTTTTGTACAACAGCTATGATGACATCCCTCATGTTTTCCCTTTTCCGCGAGATGAAAATGAATGTGAGAGAGATCCATTccagaaaacctcaactttatCGTACTCGAATCTCTGATGAATTCAAGGAAACAAAACGTGTAATTCTTATTACCTCTGATGTGTCAGCTCGAGGGATGAATTATCCTGATGTTACACTTGTTATTCAG GTTGGTCTTCCTGTTGATCGAGAGCAGTATATACACCGGCTTGGAAGAACTGGGCGAGAAGGCAAAGAAGGAGAAGGTATCCTGCTGCTTGCGCCTTGGGAACAATATTTCTTGGATGACATAAAAGACCTCCCCATGGAAAACTGGCCAGTTCCACATCTTGATCCTCGTGTTAAAGTCAAG ATGGAAGAAGCAATGGAAAAGATGGACACTAGTGTCAAGGAAGCAGCTTATCACGCTTGGCTTGGTTATTACAACTCTGTCAGGGAAATAGGCAGAGATAAGACGACACTTGTCGAGTTAGCTAACCACTTTAGCGAGTCTATTGGTTTGCAAAAGCCTCCTTCACTATTCCGTAGAACAGCTCTAAAGATGGGATTGAAAGATATTCCTGGCATCCGGATACGAAAGTAG